The proteins below come from a single Dermacentor variabilis isolate Ectoservices unplaced genomic scaffold, ASM5094787v1 scaffold_22, whole genome shotgun sequence genomic window:
- the LOC142568593 gene encoding uncharacterized protein LOC142568593 has translation CRASCDSDESLGHILQRHHQTHHTRITRHDILRHLKKRISESVILDAQVVGTRFPLSDAHAAKCSKYSFAVECYVCINVLL, from the exons TGCAGAGCTAGCTGCGATTCAGATGAGTCCCTGGGTCACATCCTTCAGAGACATCACCAGACACACCATACTCGGATAACAAGACATGACATCTTGAGACATCTGAAGAAAAGAATCTCGGAA TCAGTGATCCTAGATGCACAGGTTGTTGGTACACGGTTCCCCCTTTCTGATGCACATGCGGCCAAATGCTCCAAATACA GTTTTGCTGTGGAATGCTACGTTTGCATCAACGTGCTGCTTTGA